From the Sphingobacterium sp. lm-10 genome, the window CAGAATAATCTTTAACGGTATCATTTTCATCAAAAGTGATTATTAAGTCGAAAGATTTGCTATTACTCGACTGACTAGCTCTTTGCCCTGAGAAAAAATTTGTACGTCCTGCCCTTTGTTCTACTGACATTTTGTTGTAGCTCCAAACTTCGAGATTTGACTTGTTCTTGGAAACAAGATTTGGAGAACCGAAGATTTCTACAATTTCATCTTGCTTCGTAGAACCTTTAGCAATTTTGCTCTTAACCATACCTATAGTTAGGTTAGACTTATTTGTGGTTTCTTCAACACCATACTTATAACTATTACAAGAAGCCAAAGTAAAAAGAAGAACGATTGGTATAATTATGCTTTTCATATTAGGATATTTTCCGCAAACATATGAAAAAATATTATTCCATTATCACAGTTTATCCAATTTTATGGAGAGTCTTAGTTCGAAAGTGCATTTAGCCAGAAGGAACCGAGCTTCAAATTTCATTATAAAGATTGTATCGTCGTAAATGAGATAATAATTACTGTGAAATGTCACAGATAACAAGCGGGCACTTTGTTTAATTAAGAATGCCTGTACTCCAGAATATTAGACAATTCTTGTAGCACAGTTTTTCTTCGTTTTGTGAGATAAATGGATCAGCTTACTTTTAAATCTACTTTATATCTGTAGATTTTTGGAATACTTACATCCAGTAAACCGTCGACTTAAATAAGATGCTTACAATACAAATAAATGTATGCAAAATCACTAACTTTGTTAACATAAATTTCTTAAAATTCTTGAAGGTCGAGCAAAACATACAGCGTTTAGAGTACCTGCTGTCGTTGTATAAAATGACAGTGGAGGAGCTTGCTGCGTTGATCAGTAAAGGCAAAAAGAAGGCTGTTGACAAAGAAGATATTTATGCTGGGAATATTGATCTCGCATATTTAAAGCGTATCGATAAAATTTTCAATAAGGGACTTCACTATTATCTCGATCCGACGTCGCCGAATGTTGAAGCAGATGCAAGTATATTTTTCAGAAAGCACAAATTCGATGTTGATTTAAATTTTGGTGCGAAGAAAGTTGTTAACCAATTTGAAGAATTTAAAATATCCCTGTCTGGTATCGCCAAATTAGCTGACTTGAAAATTCACCGAATATTACCAATTTTTAAAATTGAGAATGATGCTCAAAATTCAGCATTTGAAATTCGAAAGATCTTGTATCCAGATTTTCAAAATCAACCAAAAGAGTTTTTGAAATCTTTTATAAGCAAACTCGCTGAGTATAACATCTTGGTGTTTGAATTCGTGGAGACTTGGAATAAGAAGGAAAAAGCTAATATCGATGGCTTTTTCTTAACGCCCAATGTTATCGTTTTAAAGCGTCAGCAGGTGTCTTTTAGGCGTGAAATATTTACACTCAGTCACGAACTGGGGCACTACCTTCTTAATAAAGAAGAGATTGAAAAACTCGATGTTCAGGATTTGTCTAATAAGAATTTGAGCAAAGTGGAGCGTTGGTGCAACGATTTTGCTTATCATTTTTTAGCAGGTCCTGAAAATCCGATAGAAACTATCGACGCTGCCGATCCGAAGAACGACTATGCATTTGATATTGTTGAGAATGTATCAGCTAATACGCATCTAAGTAAAATTGCGCTATTCACTAGGTTGTTGTATAAAAAGAAGATTTCGATCAAACATTATAACATGATAAAAGCTGATTTTGAAGAGCAATTCAGACAGCGACAAGAGGAAGAAAAAAGTAAAAAGGAGCAGGACAAATTGGATGGTATAAAGATACGGGGTTCCGCTCCAAAGCCGATTAATTCGCCTTTACTGATATCAACTATTCAAACAGCATTCTATGAAGGGGTGATTAATGAATATGACGTTTGTAAAACCCTAAACATCAAACCTGATAAATTAGAAACGATATTGTCATGACGGTGGTAATCGATACAAACTCACTTGTTTCTTTGGTGCGCTATTACCTGCCATTTGACGTTCAAGATGTGCTTTTTGCTTTTATAAAACAAAAAATAGCAGATGGTGAAATTGTTATTATTGACAAAGTTCTTGAACAATGTTCCTATCAATCAAAAGGCCTTGTCTTAAATTCATTAAAATATTTAACTGATAAAGCTTTCCTAAAAGCTGCTCAAGTCCCGACAAAAACAGATGAGATTCTACCGCCTTCGCCGGCTAAATTTCTTCGGCAGGTTGATAATCAATTTGTAAATAGAGTTGTAAGAAATAGAAGAGAAATCACGGACGCGGAATATGATGTACAGAAAAATCATTATCTCAATGATGCTGATATGAAGATGATCATTTTTTGCTTACACTTGAAACAAAAAACGTCCGATAGGAAGATTTTACTTGTTACCGAAGAAACGGAACAAAGTAACGATAATAAGCTTTTTAAAAAAATTCCCGCAATTTGTAAAGAATTGCAAATTGAAACCTGTCCCCTTCCAGATTTACTGAATTTATATAAAAATGAGGTAAAACTAGAGT encodes:
- a CDS encoding ImmA/IrrE family metallo-endopeptidase yields the protein MTVEELAALISKGKKKAVDKEDIYAGNIDLAYLKRIDKIFNKGLHYYLDPTSPNVEADASIFFRKHKFDVDLNFGAKKVVNQFEEFKISLSGIAKLADLKIHRILPIFKIENDAQNSAFEIRKILYPDFQNQPKEFLKSFISKLAEYNILVFEFVETWNKKEKANIDGFFLTPNVIVLKRQQVSFRREIFTLSHELGHYLLNKEEIEKLDVQDLSNKNLSKVERWCNDFAYHFLAGPENPIETIDAADPKNDYAFDIVENVSANTHLSKIALFTRLLYKKKISIKHYNMIKADFEEQFRQRQEEEKSKKEQDKLDGIKIRGSAPKPINSPLLISTIQTAFYEGVINEYDVCKTLNIKPDKLETILS
- a CDS encoding DUF4411 family protein; this translates as MTVVIDTNSLVSLVRYYLPFDVQDVLFAFIKQKIADGEIVIIDKVLEQCSYQSKGLVLNSLKYLTDKAFLKAAQVPTKTDEILPPSPAKFLRQVDNQFVNRVVRNRREITDAEYDVQKNHYLNDADMKMIIFCLHLKQKTSDRKILLVTEETEQSNDNKLFKKIPAICKELQIETCPLPDLLNLYKNEVKLEFK